The proteins below come from a single Treponema phagedenis genomic window:
- a CDS encoding glycoside hydrolase family 2 protein, with protein MSRTIIPLWNNWLFKKDFNNSDIRKDIATDDFTPVGIPHMVQEIPYNYFDERNYQCISCYRREFAVDESMRGSRVFIDFEGVMAAATVYINEKKVGTHKGGYTPFSFDITDYVLYSKSGAADNLLVVEVDSTERADIPPFGFAIDYLTYGGIYREVCLRFVPEVYIKDVFFQPLDSDKLEKKLLANIEFENTGAENKDITYSLVLKDMQDTIIAAVTNSCIAAAGTSFQRAVLTDLQDIQVWDIENPQLYRAELCIVSDTSRDEDIISATVGFRTAEFTPEGFFLNGKQIKIRGLNRHQAYPYVGYAMPKRAQQDDADILKHELGINLVRTSHYPQSKHFLNRCDEIGLLVFEEIPGWQHIGDEAWQDVACKNVEEMILRDRNHASIVLWGVRINESPDSHNFYLRTNEIARRLDPTRQTAGVRCHANSDFLEDVYTMNDFICGSVQPDTLRDRALRPQREITGQADLVPYMVTEFAGHMYPTKRFDQEERLVEHATKHLMVQNTAALNPHICGAIGWCAFDYNTHYNFGSGDRICYHGVMDMFRIPKFAAAVYASQMPPSKKAILEPLTRYTIGERSIGGIAPLMICTNCDSVRVVIGEQDLGLFYPSKERFAGLEHPPIIISQIEGVWGGGWLDAAFIGYVNEKEVAIKRFACNPTAVDLAVHSDHTELSAYEPDTTRITVKLTDRFGNELSFSDAIIKVQLEGPAEIIGPKEFALIGGVRAFWIKTKFESGTVTVNVASEGFKTKQITIQVT; from the coding sequence ATGAGTAGGACTATCATTCCTTTATGGAATAACTGGCTTTTTAAAAAAGATTTTAATAATTCCGATATACGCAAAGATATCGCAACCGATGATTTTACACCGGTCGGTATCCCTCACATGGTGCAGGAAATTCCTTATAATTATTTTGATGAGCGAAATTATCAATGTATTTCTTGTTATCGCAGGGAATTCGCTGTTGATGAATCAATGCGCGGAAGTCGGGTGTTTATTGATTTTGAAGGAGTTATGGCTGCCGCTACCGTATATATAAATGAAAAAAAAGTCGGAACGCATAAGGGCGGCTATACACCGTTTAGCTTTGACATAACCGATTATGTACTATATTCTAAAAGCGGCGCAGCAGATAACCTGCTTGTTGTTGAGGTTGATTCCACCGAACGCGCCGATATTCCGCCATTTGGATTTGCAATCGATTATTTAACCTACGGCGGAATTTATCGGGAGGTTTGTTTACGATTTGTACCCGAAGTGTATATCAAAGATGTGTTTTTTCAGCCGCTTGACAGTGATAAACTTGAAAAAAAACTATTAGCAAATATTGAGTTTGAAAATACAGGAGCGGAGAATAAGGATATTACGTATTCTCTTGTACTGAAAGATATGCAGGATACGATTATCGCAGCAGTAACCAATTCATGTATTGCCGCAGCGGGAACTTCTTTCCAACGGGCAGTACTCACCGATTTACAAGATATTCAAGTTTGGGACATTGAAAATCCCCAATTGTACAGGGCTGAGCTTTGTATTGTTTCGGATACAAGCCGTGATGAAGATATTATTTCCGCTACTGTGGGCTTTAGAACTGCAGAATTTACGCCCGAAGGTTTTTTTCTGAATGGAAAACAAATTAAAATTCGCGGTTTAAATAGACACCAGGCATATCCCTATGTCGGATATGCAATGCCGAAGCGTGCGCAACAAGATGATGCTGACATTTTAAAGCACGAGCTGGGCATAAATCTTGTGCGCACGTCTCATTATCCGCAATCAAAGCATTTTTTGAACCGCTGCGATGAAATCGGGTTGCTTGTATTTGAAGAAATTCCCGGCTGGCAGCATATCGGCGATGAGGCTTGGCAGGATGTCGCTTGCAAAAATGTGGAAGAAATGATCTTACGAGACCGCAATCATGCATCAATTGTATTGTGGGGAGTACGCATCAATGAATCGCCGGATTCTCATAATTTTTATTTGCGCACAAATGAGATTGCCCGCCGTCTTGACCCTACGCGGCAAACCGCAGGCGTGCGTTGCCATGCAAACAGCGATTTTCTTGAAGATGTCTATACAATGAATGATTTTATATGTGGTTCAGTGCAGCCCGACACCTTGCGGGATAGAGCTCTCAGACCGCAGCGGGAGATTACCGGTCAGGCGGATTTAGTGCCGTATATGGTAACAGAATTTGCCGGACACATGTATCCGACAAAGCGGTTTGATCAAGAAGAACGATTGGTTGAGCATGCAACTAAGCACTTAATGGTACAAAACACCGCCGCATTAAATCCTCATATCTGCGGAGCAATCGGTTGGTGCGCCTTTGATTATAACACGCATTATAATTTCGGTTCAGGTGATAGAATTTGCTATCACGGTGTGATGGATATGTTCCGCATTCCGAAGTTTGCCGCTGCAGTATACGCAAGTCAGATGCCTCCTTCAAAAAAAGCAATACTTGAACCGCTTACCCGTTACACAATCGGAGAGCGCTCAATAGGCGGTATTGCGCCTTTGATGATTTGTACAAACTGCGATTCCGTACGCGTGGTAATAGGCGAGCAGGATTTAGGGTTATTCTATCCGTCAAAAGAACGCTTTGCCGGACTGGAGCATCCTCCTATTATTATTTCCCAAATAGAGGGAGTTTGGGGCGGCGGCTGGCTTGATGCAGCTTTTATCGGATACGTAAACGAAAAAGAAGTTGCGATAAAGCGATTTGCCTGTAACCCCACTGCGGTTGATCTTGCTGTACACAGCGACCACACAGAGCTCTCCGCGTATGAGCCCGATACTACCAGAATAACCGTAAAGCTTACAGACCGGTTTGGAAACGAGCTGAGCTTCAGCGATGCGATTATCAAGGTTCAACTTGAGGGTCCTGCCGAAATTATTGGACCAAAAGAATTTGCGCTTATCGGCGGAGTTCGAGCATTTTGGATTAAAACAAAATTCGAAAGTGGCACGGTTACGGTAAATGTCGCGAGCGAAGGCTTCAAAACCAAGCAAATAACCATTCAAGTTACATAA
- the polA gene encoding DNA polymerase I, whose protein sequence is MKDDVVFILDAYGLIYRSYFAFVGKPLTNSTGKNISAVFGFFKSLYTILRDYEPQFFAVAMDSRVPTFRHEMYSEYKATRDKTPEDLHAQIPIIEEILTALGITLVRKDGFEADDVIASIAKCASADNKKAVIISSDKDLMQLIDDKITMLKPNKADAWIAFNADDVKEQWGVPPNQMLDFLSLIGDTADNVPGVKSIGPKTAAKLLDEYGSLDGIYAHTNSLKGAMQKKIIEGKENAYFSKKLIALEDSALEKCVLSDFACPVLDYAAAAKIFLREELPSLARQYAPNADFVKTDEAFLVRSADPKKEKKQGANSAGANPITTSPLQEIASASGGFKKNAGNYRGITEPEELRKLIDAAIAQGFAAFDCETTGLNPLEAELAGFSLALKAEEAFYIPVKLLPAELQSQAPQPMPLEKAVSELARLWQQKNLTIIMHNGKFDYQAMRTAGVFEKTPCAIFDTMIAAWLLDPDRTSFSLDSLASSLLKLQTIAYKDVVPKGKIFSDVPYEQAVAYAAEDADITLQFYEFLLPKLKEYGLFDLFQTLEMPLLPLLAEMEIAGIFLKKEELAEFSEELGKEIIVHEREIFDIVGHEFNIASPKQLQEVLFTELKLPTGKKTKTGYSTDTSVLEVLASEHVIPAKILEYRALTKLKSTYTDALPALADKNGRVHTSFIQTGTATGRLSSRDPNLQNIPIRDEAGRRIRKAFQAEKGKNLISADYAQIELVILAHLSQDKNLVQAFQEGTDVHAATAGLIFGVPIGEVLPDMRRIAKTINFGVMYGMSAFRLSNALRIPRRQAADFIETYFKTYSGVHIFMEELKESARRKGYVETLMGRRRYIYAINSANKLEQAGAERVAINTPIQGSAADIVKTAMLKVQNALQAHKLQAKLLLQVHDELICEAPEKETETVKTLLRQEMESVVKLLVPLRVNIESGKTWGDFH, encoded by the coding sequence ATGAAAGATGATGTTGTATTTATTCTGGATGCTTATGGGTTGATTTATCGCTCGTATTTTGCTTTTGTGGGGAAGCCGCTGACGAATAGCACGGGCAAAAATATTTCCGCGGTGTTCGGTTTTTTTAAAAGTTTGTATACGATTTTGCGAGATTATGAACCGCAGTTTTTTGCGGTTGCAATGGATTCGCGGGTGCCGACTTTTCGGCATGAGATGTATTCCGAGTATAAGGCAACGCGGGATAAAACGCCCGAAGATTTGCATGCGCAGATTCCGATTATCGAAGAAATACTGACTGCGCTCGGGATCACGCTTGTGCGGAAGGACGGTTTTGAAGCCGATGATGTGATTGCGAGTATTGCCAAGTGCGCTTCTGCGGACAATAAAAAGGCGGTTATTATTTCGTCCGATAAAGACCTCATGCAGTTAATTGATGATAAAATAACAATGCTCAAACCGAATAAAGCTGATGCATGGATTGCGTTTAATGCCGATGATGTAAAAGAGCAATGGGGGGTGCCGCCGAATCAAATGCTTGATTTTCTTTCACTCATTGGGGATACCGCGGATAATGTGCCGGGGGTAAAAAGTATCGGGCCGAAAACGGCGGCAAAACTTTTAGATGAGTACGGCTCTCTTGACGGGATTTATGCGCACACCAATTCCTTAAAAGGAGCAATGCAGAAAAAAATTATCGAAGGAAAGGAGAATGCGTATTTTTCAAAAAAGTTGATCGCTTTGGAAGACAGTGCGCTTGAAAAATGCGTGTTAAGCGATTTTGCCTGTCCCGTCTTGGACTATGCGGCAGCGGCAAAAATATTTTTGCGTGAAGAGTTGCCCAGTTTGGCGCGGCAGTATGCGCCCAATGCGGATTTTGTAAAAACCGACGAAGCTTTTTTGGTTCGATCGGCGGATCCTAAAAAAGAGAAAAAACAGGGCGCCAATTCTGCCGGAGCAAATCCTATAACCACTTCTCCGTTGCAGGAGATTGCTTCGGCAAGCGGCGGTTTTAAAAAGAATGCGGGAAATTATCGCGGAATAACGGAACCCGAAGAATTGCGGAAGTTGATTGATGCGGCGATTGCGCAGGGGTTTGCCGCTTTTGACTGTGAAACAACCGGCCTTAATCCGCTTGAGGCAGAGCTTGCGGGTTTTTCTCTTGCGCTTAAAGCGGAGGAAGCATTTTATATTCCGGTAAAACTTCTGCCGGCCGAGCTGCAGTCGCAGGCGCCGCAGCCGATGCCGCTTGAAAAAGCCGTTTCGGAACTTGCGCGATTGTGGCAGCAAAAAAATCTTACGATAATTATGCACAACGGAAAATTCGATTATCAGGCAATGAGAACTGCCGGCGTATTTGAAAAAACGCCCTGCGCTATTTTTGATACAATGATTGCGGCGTGGCTTTTAGATCCGGACAGAACCTCATTCAGTTTGGACAGCCTTGCCTCATCGTTATTAAAGCTTCAAACAATTGCATACAAAGACGTTGTGCCGAAAGGAAAGATTTTTTCCGATGTGCCGTATGAACAAGCGGTTGCCTATGCTGCCGAAGATGCGGATATAACGCTACAGTTTTATGAATTTCTGCTTCCAAAATTAAAAGAGTATGGATTATTTGATTTATTCCAAACGCTGGAAATGCCTTTGCTGCCGCTCCTTGCGGAAATGGAAATTGCCGGAATCTTTTTAAAAAAAGAAGAGCTTGCGGAATTTTCCGAAGAGTTGGGGAAGGAAATTATTGTGCATGAGCGGGAGATTTTCGACATAGTCGGGCATGAATTTAATATCGCCTCGCCTAAACAGTTGCAGGAAGTATTGTTCACCGAACTGAAACTACCCACCGGCAAAAAAACAAAAACCGGTTATTCTACCGACACCTCGGTTTTGGAAGTGCTTGCATCCGAGCATGTTATTCCTGCAAAAATACTTGAGTACCGGGCTTTGACCAAGCTAAAGTCAACCTATACCGATGCGCTTCCGGCTCTTGCCGATAAAAACGGCAGAGTGCACACAAGTTTTATCCAAACGGGAACAGCAACGGGGCGGCTTTCGAGCAGGGATCCGAATTTGCAAAACATTCCGATACGGGATGAGGCGGGCAGAAGAATACGAAAAGCTTTTCAGGCGGAAAAAGGCAAAAATCTGATTTCCGCAGATTATGCGCAGATAGAGCTGGTAATTCTTGCCCATCTTTCACAAGATAAAAACCTTGTGCAGGCATTTCAGGAAGGAACCGATGTGCATGCGGCAACAGCGGGGCTCATCTTCGGCGTGCCGATCGGCGAGGTGCTTCCCGACATGCGGCGTATCGCAAAAACAATTAACTTCGGCGTTATGTACGGCATGAGTGCGTTCAGGCTTAGTAATGCGCTGCGTATTCCACGCAGGCAGGCGGCGGATTTTATCGAAACCTATTTTAAAACTTATTCCGGTGTACATATTTTTATGGAAGAGCTTAAAGAAAGCGCCCGCCGCAAAGGATATGTTGAAACCCTGATGGGGCGCAGGCGTTATATTTACGCAATTAACAGTGCGAATAAACTGGAACAGGCAGGCGCCGAGCGGGTTGCAATAAACACACCGATTCAAGGCTCTGCCGCCGACATTGTAAAAACAGCAATGCTGAAAGTGCAAAACGCTTTGCAAGCTCATAAATTGCAGGCAAAGCTCTTATTGCAAGTGCATGATGAACTTATTTGCGAAGCTCCGGAAAAGGAAACCGAAACCGTTAAAACCCTCCTTCGGCAGGAAATGGAATCGGTGGTAAAACTATTGGTGCCATTGCGCGTCAACATTGAATCCGGCAAAACATGGGGTGATTTTCATTAG
- a CDS encoding glucose-1-phosphate adenylyltransferase, with amino-acid sequence MSKVLSIILGGGKGTRLYPLTKERSKPAVPFGGKHRIVDIPISNCINSGFRNIYLLTQFNSASLHLHIAKAYIFDSFSNGFVEILAAEQTFDHSGWYEGTADAVRKNFTHFKTQKPSHYLILSGDQLYRMNLKDFLQKHEESGSDIAIACTPVNRSDASGFGIMQIDKNSRITSFMEKPGATKNIDEWKIPENSKLGSFGEKEYLASMGIYIFNTEAMEGSLANNMTDFGKEIIPMAIQKYKVSAYVHTGYWEDIGTIRSFYEATLDLTEIKPQFDFYDAVMPIYTHNRNLPPSKINAATLDNATCSEGCVITSATIKHSVIGIRSIIGSDSILEGVVCMGADYYETEAEKEEKRKKGTPCIGIGSNCRIKKAIIDKNACIGNNVSIGMGEVPPDGDYDYYHIVDRIYVITKNAIIPDGTII; translated from the coding sequence ATGTCAAAGGTTTTATCAATCATTCTTGGCGGCGGGAAGGGAACGCGCTTATATCCTCTCACTAAGGAGCGCTCAAAGCCTGCAGTCCCGTTTGGCGGAAAGCATCGAATTGTCGATATTCCTATTTCAAATTGTATTAACTCGGGATTTAGGAATATTTATTTGCTTACGCAATTTAATTCCGCTTCTTTGCATTTACATATTGCAAAAGCGTATATTTTTGATTCTTTTTCTAACGGGTTTGTTGAGATTCTTGCAGCGGAGCAAACTTTTGATCACTCTGGTTGGTATGAAGGAACGGCAGATGCGGTTCGTAAAAATTTTACTCACTTTAAAACCCAAAAACCGAGTCATTATTTAATTCTTTCAGGCGACCAATTATATAGAATGAATCTTAAAGATTTTTTGCAAAAGCATGAAGAAAGCGGGTCGGACATTGCGATTGCTTGTACACCGGTAAACAGATCGGATGCTTCAGGATTCGGTATTATGCAAATCGATAAAAACTCTCGCATTACCTCTTTTATGGAAAAACCGGGGGCGACAAAAAATATTGATGAATGGAAAATCCCCGAAAACTCAAAACTCGGTTCTTTCGGCGAAAAAGAATATCTTGCCTCAATGGGAATTTATATTTTTAATACGGAAGCAATGGAAGGAAGCCTTGCAAATAATATGACGGATTTTGGAAAAGAAATTATTCCAATGGCAATTCAAAAATATAAGGTTTCCGCATATGTGCATACCGGATATTGGGAAGACATCGGAACAATTCGCAGTTTTTATGAAGCTACGTTGGACTTAACTGAAATTAAGCCTCAGTTTGATTTTTATGATGCAGTGATGCCTATTTACACTCACAATAGAAATCTTCCGCCTTCAAAAATAAATGCAGCAACGCTTGATAACGCAACATGTAGCGAGGGTTGTGTTATTACCAGCGCAACAATTAAGCATTCGGTAATAGGAATTCGTTCTATTATTGGGTCCGACTCCATTCTTGAAGGCGTTGTTTGCATGGGAGCGGATTACTACGAAACTGAAGCGGAAAAGGAAGAAAAACGAAAGAAGGGAACTCCCTGCATCGGAATAGGTTCTAATTGCCGTATCAAAAAAGCTATTATTGATAAAAATGCCTGCATCGGAAATAATGTTTCTATCGGAATGGGAGAAGTGCCGCCTGACGGAGATTACGATTATTACCACATTGTTGATAGAATTTATGTTATTACAAAAAATGCGATTATTCCGGATGGTACAATAATTTAA